CGTAGCGGGGGCCAACTTCCTGCTGCACTACCGGTTGATCTACCGCAAGGATTGGGGGGGTCTTCAAGGATCCGGAGCTGGTCACCTACCTGGCCATCATCGTGGTGGTGGGGTTGGCCTGTGGGGTGGTGTTGATGCTGGAGCAGGGCAAGGAGCTGGAAGTGGCCATGCGCCATGCCTTTTTCAATGTGATCTCCATCATGACCACCACCGGTTATGCCAACGACGACTTCGCCAAGTGGCCCCTCTTTTTGCAGGTCATCCTGCTCAATCTGATGGTGATCGGTGGCATGGCTGGTTCGACCGCAGGCGGTATCAAGGTGGTGCGGCTGGTGATGGTGTGGGAGCTGTTCAAGGCGATTCTGGACCGGTTGATCTCTCCCCGGCGCATCATCGTGCCCAAATACGCCGGAGTGGCCATCGCCCCC
The DNA window shown above is from Magnetococcales bacterium and carries:
- a CDS encoding TrkH family potassium uptake protein; amino-acid sequence: MVVGLACGVVLMLEQGKELEVAMRHAFFNVISIMTTTGYANDDFAKWPLFLQVILLNLMVIGGMAGSTAGGIKVVRLVMVWELFKAILDRLISPRRIIVPKYAGVAIAPEVMEGSLIMVVVFLFVMLLSVIVLAAVGLDFTTAYSASLACIANVGPGIAKVGPVENYAFVPDVGKLLLTVTMIAGRLELFTVLILFFPRFWRGV